A portion of the Stigmatella aurantiaca DW4/3-1 genome contains these proteins:
- a CDS encoding ABC transporter ATP-binding protein: protein MPLLSLDHVTLRYTAGGTAAVDGLCLELAPGETLALVGPSGCGKTTTLRLVAGFERPETGTVTLEGRLLSGPDAFLPPDQRRVGMVFQDFALFPHLSVLDNVTFGLDALPRREQVARARAMLELFGLGGFEARMPHALSGGQQQRVALARALAPGPRVLLLDEPFSSLDAALRATTRSEVRRVLKSLETAVVLVTHDQQEAMAFADRLAVMRAGKVEQAGTPEAVYTTPRNAFVAWFLGGTNLVPGSAFGNGARTALGILPLQGEAKGPVLLSLRPESLRLVPDRDVVAVGGALRAEVLSREFQGPGVEFTAGCAGMELTVRGGPESPLRPGDRARLEVTGKAVVLEDPPPDARPPPEVPGVR, encoded by the coding sequence ATGCCGCTGCTCTCGCTCGATCACGTCACCCTGCGTTACACCGCTGGCGGCACCGCCGCGGTGGATGGGCTTTGCTTGGAGCTGGCCCCTGGCGAGACGCTGGCCTTGGTTGGCCCCTCGGGCTGCGGCAAGACGACGACGCTGCGGCTGGTGGCCGGTTTCGAGCGGCCGGAGACCGGGACCGTCACGTTGGAGGGCCGTCTGCTGTCCGGGCCGGACGCGTTCCTTCCGCCGGACCAGCGCCGGGTGGGCATGGTGTTTCAGGACTTCGCCCTCTTCCCCCACCTGTCCGTGCTGGACAACGTCACCTTTGGCCTCGATGCGCTGCCGCGCCGGGAGCAGGTGGCCCGCGCCCGCGCCATGCTGGAGCTGTTCGGGCTGGGCGGTTTCGAGGCGCGGATGCCCCATGCGCTTTCGGGAGGTCAGCAGCAGCGGGTGGCGCTGGCCCGGGCGCTGGCCCCGGGACCGAGGGTGTTGCTCCTCGATGAGCCCTTCTCCAGCCTCGATGCGGCGCTGAGGGCCACCACCCGGAGCGAGGTGCGCCGGGTGCTCAAGTCCCTGGAGACGGCCGTGGTGCTCGTCACGCACGATCAGCAGGAGGCCATGGCCTTCGCGGACCGGCTGGCGGTGATGCGCGCCGGGAAGGTGGAGCAGGCCGGGACGCCCGAGGCCGTCTACACCACGCCGCGCAACGCCTTCGTGGCGTGGTTTCTCGGGGGCACCAACCTGGTGCCCGGCAGCGCCTTCGGCAACGGGGCGCGGACGGCGCTCGGGATTCTTCCATTGCAGGGGGAGGCCAAGGGGCCCGTGCTGCTGTCCCTGCGGCCCGAGAGCCTGCGGCTCGTGCCGGACAGGGACGTGGTGGCGGTGGGAGGAGCCCTGCGCGCGGAGGTGCTCTCGCGCGAGTTCCAGGGGCCCGGGGTGGAGTTCACCGCCGGGTGCGCGGGGATGGAGTTGACGGTGCGCGGGGGACCGGAGTCGCCGCTGCGTCCCGGGGACAGGGCGCGCTTGGAGGTGACGGGAAAGGCCGTGGTGCTCGAGGATCCTCCACCGGATGCCCGGCCGCCCCCCGAGGTGCCGGGCGTGAGGTGA
- a CDS encoding VIT domain-containing protein — MKTALTGCEPSGLYTREGAKVPLQGVEVTGELLGGHARVRVRQRYLNTERRPVEAVYVFPLPSDGTLTGFSMECNGRRLQGVVKEREEAFRTYDDAITEGHGAALLDQERSNVFTAQVGNLLPDEETWVEVEFLQAIQVEEGSVRWMLPTLVAPRYIPGTPQGDRTAHGTASPTQRVPDADRITPPIGAVGYGLKIDLRVDLGREVVVESPSHALTLNKEGHQVRVSFARNEVALDRDFVLTVRSPDTSASLTPLVTHRLGEKPGTFALTVVPDLLGLATGPKRQEVVFVVDTSGSMEGESLPQAQGALRLCLRHLREGDRFNIIAFDTSFQSFAPQPAVFTQKTLEQADRWVAALRANGGTELLQPMLAAVQAAPEGVVVLLTDGQVGNEAEILQAVLRARKTARIYSFGIGTNVSDALLKDMARQTDGAVEFIHPGERIDDKVVAQFSRALAPRITELQAHFEGVEGTELAPAELPALVDAVPWTLLGRYTTPGRGKVTLKGRSGAEPFVLSVPVDFPAVSDRPAVEKLWAAERIRGWESAELDGRRAQRMKERIVQLAVEHQLVTRHTSFVVVEERTGERRASGQPETRVVPVNAPAGWAMFDTASQKERRDGALPPPPHGAPMAPAAAAPASAVTRSRMASAGGPGSIPKPAPAQAQERSLDVDDEAADSFFLEAPAKAEMAPTPGPLKNTGAFPVPPPPPAPAPAKRKKGGLFQNLLGRHEEESLKKDFASEVARAAPEPEPRGGEDATTLLSRQLASGLWDGAGPGTEAVRQARATALALLELLRQGITSHHALHGAQVKKAVEALLQLSTGLANEPEVAELALGVAWLVAAGPRTRGQIAQAAQPLAGLSARLGDEAALRQHVDALATRCGFFA; from the coding sequence ATGAAGACTGCGCTGACAGGCTGTGAGCCAAGCGGGCTGTACACCCGTGAAGGAGCGAAGGTCCCGCTGCAAGGGGTGGAAGTCACCGGAGAGCTGCTCGGGGGCCATGCGCGGGTGCGCGTCCGCCAGCGCTACCTCAACACCGAGCGCCGGCCCGTGGAAGCCGTCTATGTCTTCCCCCTGCCCTCGGACGGGACGCTCACTGGATTCAGCATGGAGTGCAACGGCCGCCGCCTCCAGGGCGTGGTGAAGGAGCGCGAGGAGGCCTTCCGCACGTACGACGACGCCATCACCGAGGGCCACGGCGCCGCGCTGCTCGACCAGGAGCGCTCCAACGTCTTCACCGCCCAGGTGGGCAACCTGCTGCCGGATGAGGAGACGTGGGTGGAGGTGGAGTTCCTCCAGGCCATCCAGGTGGAGGAGGGCAGCGTGCGGTGGATGTTGCCCACGCTGGTGGCGCCCCGCTACATCCCGGGCACGCCCCAGGGAGACCGCACCGCGCACGGCACGGCCTCCCCCACCCAGCGCGTTCCGGACGCGGACCGCATCACCCCGCCCATCGGCGCCGTGGGCTACGGGCTGAAGATCGACCTGCGGGTGGACCTGGGCCGGGAGGTGGTGGTGGAGAGCCCCTCCCATGCGCTGACCTTGAACAAGGAGGGGCACCAGGTGCGCGTGTCGTTCGCGCGCAACGAGGTGGCGCTGGACCGGGACTTTGTCCTCACCGTGCGCAGCCCGGACACGAGCGCCTCGCTCACCCCGCTGGTGACCCATCGCCTGGGCGAGAAGCCGGGCACCTTCGCCCTCACCGTGGTGCCCGACCTGCTGGGCCTGGCAACGGGCCCCAAGCGCCAGGAGGTGGTGTTCGTGGTGGACACCTCCGGCTCCATGGAGGGCGAGAGCTTGCCTCAGGCCCAGGGCGCCCTCCGGCTGTGTCTGCGCCACCTGCGCGAGGGGGACCGCTTCAACATCATCGCCTTCGACACCTCCTTCCAGAGCTTCGCCCCGCAGCCGGCCGTCTTCACGCAGAAGACCCTGGAGCAGGCGGACCGGTGGGTGGCCGCGCTGAGGGCCAACGGCGGCACGGAGCTGCTCCAGCCCATGCTGGCGGCCGTGCAGGCCGCGCCCGAGGGGGTCGTGGTGCTGCTCACGGACGGACAGGTGGGCAACGAGGCGGAGATCCTCCAGGCGGTGCTCCGCGCCCGGAAGACGGCGCGCATCTACTCGTTCGGCATCGGCACCAACGTGAGCGACGCGCTGCTCAAGGACATGGCGCGGCAGACGGACGGCGCGGTGGAGTTCATCCACCCGGGCGAGCGCATTGACGACAAGGTCGTGGCGCAGTTCTCCCGGGCGCTCGCGCCGCGCATCACGGAGCTGCAAGCCCACTTCGAGGGCGTGGAGGGCACGGAGCTGGCTCCGGCCGAGCTGCCGGCCCTGGTGGACGCCGTACCTTGGACGCTGCTGGGCCGCTACACCACGCCCGGCCGGGGCAAGGTGACGCTCAAGGGCCGCTCGGGCGCCGAGCCCTTCGTCCTCAGTGTCCCGGTGGACTTTCCGGCCGTCTCGGACCGGCCCGCGGTGGAGAAGCTGTGGGCCGCCGAGCGCATCCGCGGGTGGGAGTCCGCCGAGCTCGACGGCCGCCGCGCGCAGCGGATGAAGGAGCGCATCGTCCAGCTCGCCGTCGAGCACCAGCTCGTCACCCGCCACACCTCCTTCGTCGTGGTGGAGGAGCGCACCGGGGAGCGCCGCGCCTCCGGACAGCCCGAGACGCGGGTCGTTCCCGTCAACGCACCGGCCGGCTGGGCCATGTTCGATACGGCCAGTCAGAAGGAGCGCCGGGATGGCGCGCTGCCACCGCCTCCGCACGGGGCGCCCATGGCCCCCGCGGCCGCCGCCCCCGCCTCCGCCGTGACCAGGAGCCGCATGGCCAGCGCCGGGGGGCCGGGGAGCATTCCCAAGCCGGCCCCTGCCCAGGCCCAGGAGAGGTCGCTCGACGTCGACGACGAGGCCGCGGACTCCTTCTTCCTGGAGGCCCCCGCCAAGGCGGAGATGGCGCCTACACCCGGTCCCCTGAAGAACACAGGCGCCTTCCCCGTGCCGCCGCCTCCCCCCGCGCCCGCCCCCGCCAAGAGGAAGAAGGGAGGCCTGTTCCAAAACCTCCTCGGAAGGCACGAAGAGGAGTCCCTGAAGAAGGACTTCGCGTCAGAGGTCGCGAGGGCAGCCCCTGAGCCGGAACCTCGCGGCGGCGAGGACGCCACCACGCTGCTGTCCCGCCAGCTCGCCAGCGGGTTGTGGGATGGCGCGGGCCCGGGCACGGAGGCGGTGCGTCAGGCCCGTGCCACCGCGCTCGCCCTGCTGGAGTTGCTGCGTCAGGGCATCACCAGCCACCACGCGCTTCATGGCGCGCAGGTGAAGAAGGCGGTGGAGGCGCTGCTCCAGCTGAGCACGGGGCTCGCCAACGAGCCCGAGGTGGCGGAGCTCGCCCTGGGAGTCGCCTGGCTGGTGGCCGCTGGCCCCCGGACGCGCGGGCAGATCGCCCAGGCGGCCCAGCCCCTCGCGGGCCTCAGCGCGCGCCTCGGTGACGAGGCGGCCCTGCGCCAGCACGTGGACGCCCTCGCCACCCGGTGCGGGTTCTTCGCCTGA
- a CDS encoding ABC transporter permease, whose amino-acid sequence MPRRASWPLRAAGMAVAALALLPAVYLAVRAAEADAEAWALLFRARTLALLGSTLGLALAVTVCSAGLSLPLAWLTTRTDLPGRRVWTALLCLPLALPTFVSGYVLLAAFGTGGALEGPLARLGVPVPPVYGFPGALFALTLSTYPYFFLALRAGLLAQDPALLESARSLGFSPVRAFWRVTVPLLRPAFASGALLVGLYVLSDFGAVALVQYDAFSRIIYMQYEGAYDRSYAALLGLALVVVTVAVLVLEVWVRGRAGYHRSAKGASRRGAPVLLGRWRLPCLGLCGGVVALGVGLPVGILVYWAARGWGAGEGPVLGAAVNSVLASGLAAVLSVVAALPLALLGVRHPGRGALMLERSAYVGYALPPIVLALSLVFFGIHAVPFLYGTLVMLLLAYLVRFLPQAVGALRTALLQVSPHLAEAAATLGHTPPSVFARVTVPLMTPGWLAGAALVFLTAMKELPATLLLAPIGFETLATRVWSATAEGRFAQAAPSALVLMAVSALGVGLLLSQEEGARPG is encoded by the coding sequence ATGCCGCGCCGTGCCTCTTGGCCGCTGCGGGCCGCGGGGATGGCGGTGGCCGCGCTCGCGCTGCTGCCCGCCGTCTATCTGGCCGTCCGGGCCGCCGAGGCCGATGCCGAGGCGTGGGCCTTGCTCTTCCGGGCGCGGACGCTCGCGCTGCTCGGGAGCACGCTGGGGCTGGCGCTGGCGGTGACGGTGTGCTCGGCCGGGCTGTCTCTGCCGCTGGCCTGGCTCACCACCCGGACGGACCTGCCGGGCCGGCGCGTGTGGACAGCGCTGCTGTGTCTGCCGCTCGCGCTGCCCACCTTCGTCAGTGGGTACGTGTTGCTCGCGGCGTTTGGCACGGGCGGGGCGCTGGAAGGGCCCCTGGCCCGGCTCGGGGTGCCCGTGCCTCCGGTCTACGGCTTCCCCGGGGCCCTGTTCGCGCTGACGCTCTCGACGTATCCCTATTTCTTCCTGGCGCTCCGGGCGGGCCTGTTGGCCCAGGACCCGGCGCTCCTGGAGAGCGCGCGCAGCCTGGGGTTCTCGCCCGTCCGGGCCTTCTGGCGCGTCACGGTGCCGCTGTTGCGTCCGGCCTTTGCCTCGGGCGCGTTGCTGGTGGGGCTCTATGTCCTGTCGGACTTCGGCGCCGTGGCCCTGGTGCAGTACGACGCCTTCTCCCGCATCATTTATATGCAGTACGAAGGTGCGTATGACCGCAGCTACGCGGCGCTGTTGGGGCTGGCGCTGGTCGTGGTGACGGTGGCCGTGCTCGTGCTGGAGGTGTGGGTGCGTGGCCGGGCCGGGTATCACCGCAGCGCCAAGGGCGCCTCTCGCCGGGGCGCGCCCGTGCTCCTGGGGCGCTGGCGGCTGCCGTGCCTGGGGCTGTGTGGCGGGGTGGTGGCGCTGGGCGTGGGGCTTCCGGTGGGAATCCTCGTGTACTGGGCGGCGCGGGGGTGGGGGGCTGGAGAAGGGCCGGTGCTGGGGGCGGCGGTGAACTCGGTGCTCGCCTCGGGGCTGGCCGCGGTGTTGTCGGTGGTGGCCGCGCTGCCGCTCGCCCTGCTCGGGGTGCGTCACCCGGGGAGGGGGGCCCTGATGCTGGAGCGGAGCGCCTATGTGGGCTACGCCCTGCCCCCCATCGTGCTGGCGCTGTCGCTCGTCTTTTTCGGCATCCACGCGGTGCCCTTCCTCTACGGCACGCTGGTCATGTTGTTGCTGGCCTATCTGGTCCGTTTTCTGCCGCAGGCGGTGGGGGCACTCCGGACGGCGCTCTTGCAGGTGTCTCCTCACCTGGCCGAGGCCGCCGCCACGCTGGGGCACACCCCTCCCTCCGTTTTCGCCCGGGTGACCGTGCCCCTCATGACGCCTGGGTGGCTCGCGGGGGCAGCGCTCGTCTTTCTCACCGCCATGAAGGAACTGCCCGCGACGCTGTTGCTGGCGCCCATTGGTTTCGAGACGCTCGCCACCCGTGTCTGGAGCGCCACGGCGGAAGGGCGATTTGCCCAGGCCGCTCCGTCCGCGCTGGTGCTGATGGCGGTCTCCGCCCTGGGGGTGGGTCTGTTGCTCTCCCAGGAGGAAGGCGCTCGCCCCGGGTGA
- a CDS encoding YkvA family protein — MNVTGLRGMGTRFFGYLRDGRVPLWKKLTGVFAVLYFLSPVDAIPDVLPLLGWLDDLGVLSAAAFYMVRQVQQYRPAPDVEGVPKDLNGRPRLPSSRGAF; from the coding sequence ATGAACGTGACTGGGCTTCGAGGGATGGGGACTCGCTTCTTCGGATACCTGCGCGACGGACGCGTGCCGCTGTGGAAGAAGCTCACGGGCGTGTTCGCCGTGCTTTACTTCCTGTCTCCCGTGGACGCGATCCCGGATGTGCTGCCATTGCTGGGCTGGTTGGATGATCTCGGCGTGCTGTCCGCGGCGGCCTTCTACATGGTCCGCCAGGTGCAGCAGTACCGGCCGGCGCCGGACGTGGAGGGAGTTCCGAAGGACTTGAACGGGCGCCCGCGCTTGCCGTCTTCACGCGGCGCCTTCTGA
- a CDS encoding MerR family transcriptional regulator, with product MSTTKAQSEWKLAELAAAVGVSPRTVRYYVQRGLLPAPPFRGPDTVYGEEHLVRLKAIRVLQARFLPLDAIQAELARLSPEALRGLAEAELPTALLPPPVPPEPVLPPAVSIPGPSGGQAAAKGYQRWELAPGLELHLSNSADEKTRALAERMRALIEQAEGR from the coding sequence GTGAGCACGACCAAGGCACAGAGCGAATGGAAGCTGGCGGAGCTGGCCGCCGCGGTGGGCGTCTCGCCGCGGACGGTGCGCTACTACGTCCAGCGCGGGCTGCTCCCCGCCCCTCCGTTCCGGGGTCCGGACACGGTGTATGGCGAGGAGCATCTGGTGCGGCTCAAGGCCATCCGCGTCCTCCAGGCCCGCTTCCTTCCGCTGGATGCGATCCAGGCGGAGCTGGCACGCCTGAGCCCCGAAGCGCTGCGGGGGCTGGCCGAGGCCGAGCTGCCCACGGCCCTCCTGCCTCCTCCGGTTCCTCCGGAACCGGTCCTCCCCCCAGCGGTGTCCATCCCGGGCCCCTCGGGCGGGCAGGCGGCGGCCAAGGGCTACCAACGGTGGGAGCTGGCACCGGGGTTGGAATTGCACCTGTCGAACTCGGCGGACGAGAAAACCCGCGCGCTGGCGGAACGGATGCGCGCCCTCATCGAACAAGCGGAAGGACGGTAA
- a CDS encoding DUF2721 domain-containing protein, with protein MDGTLGVDVSSIRVIGAAVTPAVMVSGCGILATGLDNQVARVTTRMRDMVREWRTLPEGHRRRGVLRQEVAIMDRRHALLARALLLDYAAILSFVVTSLLYLLQRRFGVPEVAPVVSFSLGVILLGGIALYAMASLRLSRRAMWLEKQELFEEDAAPSARGPE; from the coding sequence ATGGACGGAACCCTGGGCGTCGACGTCTCCTCCATCCGGGTCATCGGCGCGGCGGTGACCCCCGCGGTGATGGTGTCCGGGTGCGGCATCCTGGCGACGGGGCTGGACAACCAGGTGGCCCGGGTCACCACGCGCATGCGGGACATGGTGCGCGAGTGGCGGACGCTGCCCGAGGGGCACCGGCGGCGCGGGGTGCTGCGCCAGGAGGTGGCCATCATGGACCGGCGGCATGCACTGCTGGCCCGGGCGCTGCTGCTGGACTACGCGGCGATCCTGTCCTTCGTGGTGACGTCGCTGCTGTACCTGCTCCAGCGGCGCTTCGGGGTGCCCGAGGTGGCGCCCGTGGTGTCCTTCTCCCTGGGGGTCATCCTCCTGGGAGGCATCGCCCTCTACGCGATGGCCTCGCTGAGGCTCAGCCGCCGGGCCATGTGGCTGGAGAAGCAGGAGCTCTTCGAGGAGGACGCCGCGCCTTCCGCGAGGGGGCCCGAATAA
- a CDS encoding Uma2 family endonuclease: protein MERQNPDKPGVFPQAPSQEEWDAMDEAARARVLNSLPGEVTWEEMAPPEGDRHFQAKIRALDALRGYFTRQKRRVYLAAELPVYFPAKKRFAPDLLAVLDVETHERDRWVVSAEGKGLDFVLEVHVGGDRKKDSELNVERYAQLGIPEYFVYDRARQRLFGWRLPVSGARAYMPILAQHGRYASEQLGLELQVEDGRLRFWAGHAPLLESDEFISRLEHLMAGIQLRAEEETRRAEEEAQRRQDMEHRLAEETRRREEAERRLAEVQATLERLEKNQR from the coding sequence ATGGAGCGGCAGAATCCAGACAAGCCCGGCGTCTTTCCTCAAGCCCCCTCGCAGGAGGAATGGGATGCGATGGACGAGGCAGCGCGGGCGCGGGTGCTCAACTCCCTGCCTGGAGAGGTGACGTGGGAGGAGATGGCGCCTCCGGAAGGGGACCGCCACTTCCAAGCCAAGATTCGCGCCCTGGACGCACTCCGTGGCTACTTCACGCGCCAGAAGCGGCGGGTGTACCTGGCGGCCGAACTGCCCGTGTACTTCCCGGCGAAGAAACGGTTCGCGCCCGATCTGTTGGCCGTGCTCGATGTGGAGACGCACGAGCGGGACCGGTGGGTCGTCAGCGCGGAGGGCAAAGGGCTGGATTTTGTCCTCGAGGTGCACGTGGGCGGAGACCGGAAGAAGGACTCCGAGCTGAACGTGGAGCGGTATGCCCAGCTCGGCATCCCCGAGTACTTCGTTTATGACCGGGCCCGGCAACGGCTCTTCGGCTGGCGTCTGCCCGTGTCAGGGGCCAGGGCCTATATGCCCATCTTGGCGCAGCACGGGCGCTATGCCTCGGAACAGCTCGGGTTGGAACTCCAGGTCGAGGATGGACGGCTGCGCTTCTGGGCAGGCCACGCCCCCCTGCTGGAGTCCGATGAGTTCATCTCCCGCTTGGAACACCTGATGGCCGGCATCCAGCTGCGCGCGGAGGAAGAAACCCGCAGGGCGGAGGAAGAAGCCCAGCGCCGACAGGACATGGAGCATCGGCTGGCCGAAGAGACTCGGCGGCGCGAAGAGGCCGAACGGCGGCTGGCCGAGGTTCAAGCCACCCTGGAGCGTCTGGAGAAAAATCAGCGCTGA